The Erigeron canadensis isolate Cc75 chromosome 1, C_canadensis_v1, whole genome shotgun sequence genome segment aagttgatggttaaaaataaatataaattaagtattcagggctaaaaaatgtaaataattgatgaaaaacaaaaatgtgtaaattaatgagacttttttttacatattaatataaataataatataataatatatttggataatgattattaggattttttatttgtagtttatctaaattatgacatcatcaaaagttaatttgatgaaatcgagcaatgtgattggttaataagtcattagttcaactgttttataatatatattaagattaagatccatacttaatcaaatactcatactaattaaaattaatatgataTACTTCACTCATATGTACTCGGATCGCGGATACCTCCCCTCCGCCTTCCTTTACAACTTTTTGAGACATATTAAAACTATCATGTTAATTTCTAACGGTTTTGCTCAATTCCCGAATTCTTAAAATCCTCGTTACAAACAACAAATATCGACATTCTTTTCGGGTTTCTTTGGTGTACTCGAGTTCAACACATGATTCACAAGGTGTTGATTATATGTTTGAGCCAAACCAAcaaattaataacaaataatagtaaaataacaaatgtttatcttttaatgaaataataaatgTCAATGTTAAAATAATATGTAATAGTAGTATATTAGTAATTTATTATTGGATAAACAAGTTTACTTATGAAATgaagatatatacatacaatattgGATAATTGTAAATGTAACGGTTATCcaatattatattgtataatttatctattgagtatattaattttatgcattaataatTTAAGTGTAAAATGAAGTTACGAAAGATTgagttatattaaaaattttaattagatTTAGATACACAACTATTGCTTCCGTTTAAACcgttttaatataaattataatttttgtaatatatatgttaatggattttttttcttttattttggaTTTAACAATACGTCTCTTCATATATACTCAATATGTCTCTTATTGGAACATTTCATAAAAGGATTTGAATCCAAAACCTAAATCATTACACATCCAGTTATTGATAAATAGAAATTATGTTAatgtattaaattattatttaataaattcatTGAATTCTATTGCTGAGTATGATAAAGAATAATATTCAATAATTTAACTTCATATGAATTATTATATGACATTATCATGTTTTATAGATTTTGATACACAAAACCTATATAGATATATTCCCGTGTAAAATACAtaggttttaatttttaattagattaataataatgtttCCAATGTTTAATCTTAAAATTGGAGAATTATAATTGGTCAATAAGTGGTTAGGTtggttgtatttttttaatatatataaagaaataataaaaataataataaagataaaaaaaaatagagatttctgatttttctttcttattaatAAACTGAGATATAGATTAAGTATAAATTATTCCGCAACTAAGCTAGCTAGTTAGTAATCAAAAATCAATATGATATACTTCAGTCATATCCGGGTAGTACAACCCAAAATTTTGCTCAACTCCTGGAGCCTTAAGGTCCTCGTTAAAAATAGCAAAAATGTAAGTCTCCAATCTCGCGTCTGGTCTCTTTGGTGTACCCGAGTTCAACACATGATTCACAAGGTTTTGATTATACGTTTGAGCGTAAGTCGTGGACGTAAAATCCCCATTCCCGTTCGACGGCCACCCACTCTCGCATATCACCACCTCCACATTGCCTCCATTGACTTTCTCCAAGGCCGCATACACCGAATCAACCATGGCATCGAACAAATTTGTGTACCCCAAATCTCCATCTCGCACGAAAACATCACTAGAATTTAATAATGCATATTGTAAATTGATATCAGCTGGGTCACTGACGTACGCAAAATATGGGTACATAGTGACCAAGATAGGCCAGCCATTGCTGGCCAAAAAACCCGCGATATTCTGCATCGCGGGCTGTACATTAGGTGCAAATGCACCACTTGAAGGAGGGTATGAACTGGCTAGTAAGTAACCCCCAATGGTTGTGGTCACTGGAATTTGGCCAAGATTGATGGACTGTAAAGCTGCATTAAGATTCTTGATGGCAGGTAGCACAAAATTAATCAGATTATCGCCAGCTACTTCGTTACCAACAGAAATACAACGAATTGAGACCCCGGAAAATGGGACAATGTTGTTTTGCACCCATGCGTTAGCAAAGTTGATATCATTTGCTAGATTTGGGATGTCGGCATCAAGTGTTCCAAGAATCAATTGGACTCCTGAGCCTTGTAGCGCGCTAAGAACGTCGTGATTGGGGTCAAAAATACGAACTTGTCCAATGTTTCTTGATTTTACAAGTGATATGACTTGCGGTGGAGAAGGGAGGTTGTCTCCATTTAGTCCATAGTTCAATCCAATGCCAGCACCATCTGAGAATATTTGCAAGAAgaacaaatacatacataagtgttactcgtattataaactaataattatGAGTATTATTTGAGTTATATATACGATGGGTTCAACAGTCCAAATGTAGAttgaagaaaattaaaattaccTGCTGCAAGAAAATTTATATGAATCGTGAAAAGACACAAGATAGTACTTATAAATAGAGGCACACCCATGATTTATATAAACGGTACGTTAATTTGTCTTGTCAAAGTTGCAAAAATGATCATCTACTATgaggtatatatataaggagGATAATGGTAAATCCGATATTGGTGGATATGAATAACGTTAAGTGGATAAATATTAAATGTGTAGCCgatatgattgattaataaaatgGATATAGATGAAAATTTGTAATCTATGTAAGCCATCCATTTTCTcgaattaattaaattaaatttgttatttttattttaatttattactaatataaataaatgtatatgtgtatatttgtTTAACATGCATATTAAATGCAATATAGATTTGGATATgaatgataaaaaataaattgatatatattgatataaatatgagAACATTCGaacttcacaaaaaaaaaagatatgagAACATTCGAACAATATCCGATTCATTGATATATGTAGCGTATAAAAAGATAAGAAGAAGTCATGCCCGTATGCGTAAGGTATGAAGGAGATATATGAAAATGGCATTAGTTACAATTTGCAAATATATTTGGCATTTAAATTGTTAATGATAAATGATCGTATTAGCTGGATACTAGGCTTTTAGCCATTGAAGACTAGTGATCATCTCATAACACGACCACTACATGCAATGCTCATATCAATTGCATCAGTATTCTTATTATCAGTTTCACATCAATGTTTTTAAGCCAACATATCAACCAATTACATTCTatatcatcttttattatataaaatagagGGTGAAGATAGTTTCGACTTGAGAAGTcaagttaaattaaatttaagcattataatttaatcaaagatcaaaattcataaatgatttttaaattttaatctttgattaAA includes the following:
- the LOC122594478 gene encoding putative glucan endo-1,3-beta-glucosidase GVI produces the protein MYLFFLQIFSDGAGIGLNYGLNGDNLPSPPQVISLVKSRNIGQVRIFDPNHDVLSALQGSGVQLILGTLDADIPNLANDINFANAWVQNNIVPFSGVSIRCISVGNEVAGDNLINFVLPAIKNLNAALQSINLGQIPVTTTIGGYLLASSYPPSSGAFAPNVQPAMQNIAGFLASNGWPILVTMYPYFAYVSDPADINLQYALLNSSDVFVRDGDLGYTNLFDAMVDSVYAALEKVNGGNVEVVICESGWPSNGNGDFTSTTYAQTYNQNLVNHVLNSGTPKRPDARLETYIFAIFNEDLKAPGVEQNFGLYYPDMTEVYHIDF